GATGGTAGTGGATGTCGAAGTATTAGAAGTGCTGGTGTTAGTGCTGGTTTGGCTGCTACAAGCCACCAAGGAGAGGGTAAAAGCTGCGAAAATTGCTGTTGTACGTTTTTGCATGATTGAATAACTAACTAGTAATTAAAGGAATGTTTTACTGACATAAATTAAATAGATGTTGCATCAATGATGATATGCATTTCTCATTTTGTAGACGCTTGTGCAGCTTCCCTAGGGTACGTAACCTAATGAAGTGTTAGCTTGGCTATACTTCCGCGTTTGCTACCTACTTCTTCCTAAAAGCAAGCTACAGCACGACAATCAAAATTCATACCGCAATCAGCAACGTCATTAAATACAAACGGCACTGCCCAGAATTCGCAAATTTGTGTAGTTGCGATCAGAGTTAATTAAATCATAGGATTTAGGGAAAATTTTAGAAAAAATTGCTATCTACTTCTCAAACTGCAAAATATCGCCAATATTTGCCACATGGGTACAACCGCACAGAGCCATGGCAACATCTAGCTCCTCTCGGATAATTTTTAGCACATCGCACACACCAGCTTGACCATTCACTGCCAATCCCCAAAGCACTGGGCGACCTATCATGACAGCCTTTGCTCCCATTGCCAAAGCTTTTAGAATATCCGTACCGCGACGAATACCACCATCAATTATTACTTCAGCCCGCCCATCTACAGCCGTCACCACTTCTACCAATGCATCAACCGAGGCGATCGCCCCATCTAATTGTCTTCCTCCATGATTGGAGACAGCGATCGCCCTTGCACCACATTCCACTGCTCTGACTGCATCATCACCCCGTAAAATACCTTTCACCACCAAGGGTAGGGGGGATAAAGACTGTAACCATTCTAAATCTCGCCAGGTGACTGCTGGGTCGAGTTGCTGGGCAAAATAGGCAAAAAGTCCAGATTCTCCCTGGGTTTCTGGAATATTTAACCCGGAAAGCGTCGCTAAATTTGCCAGTTGTAAATTCTCCGGTAGCGTTAACTGATTACGTTTATCCCGCTCTCGCACCCCCAGGACAGGTGCATCAACTGTCACACACAGTGCATTGTAACCCGCAGCATAGGCACGCTCCACCAAGGCGCGAGTCAGTCCCCGGTCACGATGCACATATAATTGAAACCATAGGGGTGTGGAAATTGGGGAATTTTGAGAAGTCTGATATGCAGTGGCGACTTCTTCGAGATTTTTATTAGACATCGTACTCAAAACCATCCCCACATTCCCCTGGGATGCTGCGGTTGCAGTGGCAATTTCTCCCTCTGGATGGGCTAAACATTGAAATGCCATGGGAGCAATTAATAAGGGTAAAGCCAGGGATTGCCCCAAAATAGTGGTTTCCAAGTGGCGATCGCTCACATCAACCAACACACGGGGACGAAACCGGATTCTTTCAAAGGCAGCATGATTATCCCCTAAAGTAATTTCATCCCACGCTCCGCTCACATAATAATCCCAAGCCATTTTCGACAAAGATTCTGCCGCTAATTGCTCATATTCAAAGATATTAATTGGTTGGGAATAGTAGTTCACGGAGGAATATAGAAAATAGAGAATAAATCGTGAGGTAAGTCCTATTTTAATTATTTAGACACTCATAATTATCAAAACAACAAACCTGTCCAGAACATTGCATTTCCTCATCTAGCACATTAAAAATCACTGCTTCTTGAATAGCAAAGCGTTTTCCAGTCTGGGAAATTCTGACTCCCGACCATTTCCGAATACCGCTACTAGCCGCACTGGCAATCAATTTATTACGTTCCTGTTGTTCCCCTGCCTCGGCAGATTTGCGAGATGGAGTTTGGATTAATTCCTGCCAAGACAATTCCAAGACATCGAGAGCTTTTTGATTGCCATAGTTAAAAATTGGGTCACTTTCTGTACCATGGGAAATCACGACAAAGTTTGCGGTAAATAATTGATAAGCAATATCTTCTAAGGAACCATGGCAATCTAACAACGGGTATCCTAACCAATGCTGATGACTTTTAAGGATGCGCTGGGTGTGGATAATTATCGATTCCTGCTGCCACGGAAGTTGATTATCATTACTCATAGATAGAGAGAAAAATCACAAGCATTGACTAGAATATTAAGTATCCCATGAAATGGGCAAAAGAGAATTAAAAACTCTCCACCTTTCCCTGACACCCTTCCCCTCTGATATGATGCCAATATTTCACCTTGCTTTCCCAATTACAGACATCACCCAAGCGAAAACATACTATGTAGATGGGTTGGGTTGTATTCCTGGTCGAGAAAATCCCCACGCTCTGATTCTCAACCTCTATGGACATCAATTAGTAGGACACATCACCAAAGAAAAACTCATCCCCCAAAAGGGTATTTATCCCAGACATTTTGGTTTAATTTTCACTGATGAGTCAGCCTGGGAAAATTTACTGCAAAGGGCACAAAAAAATAATTTGTTATTTCGAGAAGAGGCGAAAGAGCGTTTTGTTAATACTCAGTTAGAACATCGGACTTTTTTCTTAGAAGACCCTTTCTATAATTTGATGGAATATAAATACTACCGTCACCATGAAGCTATTTTTGGTGGTGGGCAACATCAGCAAATTGGTGACACTCGTCCTGAATAAGGGGTGTTTTGAGAATTTCCCCGACTTTTTCGATGCTTTGAGTATCCTTAATCATCCACGCATGGAGCATAACAGGTAAAATCACTTCTTCTCCCACAGGAACCTGTGAGCTTTGTGGAGGCAGAATCATTAAATCATAGGGAGTCCACATGGAAGTAAATTGGACTTTTTCTAGGATATGTATATCCTGATTTAAGTCTGCTAAAAATTCGCTATTGGGGCGCATTTGCGAACAACCAATACCCGGACGTAAATAGGCAATCCATGTACCATTGTGGGGTGAGGAAATCGTGATGAAGCGTTGTGTTCGCTGAATTCCCCCTAAACGCTGGACATAATAACGACTGACAATACCTCCCATACTAAAACCAACAATATCTATGGGTTGTTCTGGGGCAAAATTTTTATCAATATATTTCTTGATTTGCTGGGCTAATTCATCCAAACCAACTTCCCCACAGTTAGGCTTTAAATCGATGGTGTGAACATTCCAGCCCTTGCGAGTCAAATCGAGTACCATTCTGTAGAAGACTCGCCCCGTATCAAAAATGCCATGTACCAATAATACAGGGTTACGCTTGTCTGTAATGCTATTCATGGATGCCATTCATCGGATTGAGGTTTGTACAAAATTTAACTGAAGGGTGTAAGATTGCACAAGATGGCTATGACAGTCCCCTGAGTGGCTGTTTTCCAGTCAGGAGAAGAGTTAACCCATTGAAGTTGTCTAGTCAAAAATATTCACGTCATCGCTCTGTCAGATAGGGCAAAATGATAACAGGTATTCCTCTATCCATCACATGAGCTACTGCCTTAATCCTCAATGTCCCAAGCCTCAAAATACTAACGCTGGCAATTTTTGCCTAACTTGTGGTTCTAAATTACTCCTCAAAGAACGCTACCGTGCCATTAAACCCATCGGACAGGGTGGTTTTGGTCGTACTTTTGTGGCAGTGGATGAGGATAAACCATCCAAACCCCGTTGCGTGATTAAACAATTTTACCCCCAAGCCCAGGGTACAAGTACGGTACAAAAAGCGGTGGAACTGTTTAACCAAGAAGCGATGCGATTGGATGAGTTAGGAAAGCACCCCCAAATCCCAGAATTACTTGCTTATTTCACCCAAGACGATCGCCAGTATTTAGTACAAGAATTTATTGATGGACAAAACCTAGCCCAGGAACTCGCTGATGGGGGTGTATATAATGAAGTACGTATCCGTCAGCTATTAGATGATTTATTGCCCGTATTACAATTTTGCCACGCACAGCAGGTAATTCATCGAGATATTAAACCAGAAAATATCATTCGTCGGGGTAGCGATCGCAAACCTGTAGTCGTGGATTTTGGTGCTTCCAAGGTTGTCACCCATACTGCTCTCAATCGTACAGGTACAAGCATCGGCAGTCCAGAATATGTAGCACCAGAACAAATTCGCGGACAGGCAATTTTTGCCAGTGATATTTATAGCTTGGGAGCAACTTGTTTAAAGCTGTTAACTGGGCGATCGCCCTTTGACCTTTACGATATCAATCATGATACTTGGATTTGGCGAGAATATCTGGCAAATCCTATTAGTAAAGATTTAGGTGACATCTTTGATAGGATGCTGGAAAGTATTCCGGCTCGTCGTTATCAAACTGTTGCAGAAATCTTACAAATTTTAAATCAACCATCTTCCTCTTCAGTCATTTCTCCACCTATCAAAACCAATTTTGTTGTTCCCCAGTCAACCATGGCAGCAACCCAAATCTCTGCTCCACCTACCTCTGTTGCCAATAATACAGAAGTTTCTCCCCCCAATCCTGTTAATTTAAATCCTACAAATAACCCAACCAACTCCCGCATCGACCAAGAGTTAGATGAAATTAAAACTATGTTTACGGGGATTAATAAACCTGGGAGCAAAACCAGTAATTCCCCGACATCATCAACTCCCTCACCCAAAAGTAAAATTGATGATGAACTGGAAGAATTACGGGCTAAATATTCTAATAACGAAAGTTAAGACAATTCAAAATTCCATAATCCTTCGTCAACCAGCAAGATATCTAGAAAAACCAATTATCAAATCTCAACTTGCCAGTTGTTTATATCGTTTCTGCATATCCTCAATCGTAAATACTGAGACAAAATTTAACCCTACAGATTCGTAGAATTCCGCTCCTCCTTGTTGACGGTCTACCAGGGAAATTACTAGGTCTACAGTATAGTTTGCTGCTCTCAGTCTCTCCACAGCCTTCATTGCAGACTGTCCTGTAGTCACGACATCTTCCAACACAACCACCTTGGCTCCAGGGGGTAAAATGGGACCTTCAATGTATGCTTGAGTACCATGTCCCTTGGCTTCCTTACGGACAATGAGGGCTGGAATTGGTCGATTCTCATAGACAGAAATCACGCTGACAGCACTAACAATGGGGTCTGCTCCCAAAGTTAAGCCCGCCACTGCATCCGTATCCGTAGGTAATAAAGATATCAAAATCCGGGCGATCGCCAAAGCACCTTGAGGATGGAGTGTTACCTGCTTGCCATTGATATAGTAAGTGCTAGGTTGTCCGGAAGAGAGAACAAAATCCCCTTCCTTGTATGCTAGCTGACAAAACAAATCAAGCAGTCGCCCACGGAGAGTTTTTAAATCCGCAGTATTTGCCCAAACATCTGTCGTAGTCAGGATTTCAGTTTTTTCAGTCATTACAAAACGGTTAAAGTTGTGCTACACCAATGGTTGAACTCTAGGAGTTCAGAAGACAAAGACAAGTTTAAGTTAACACCAACGGAGCATAAGACATGACTTTAAGGTTGAAAGCGATGACTAGCTTGCTAGTGCTTTTCGCTACAGCTACATTCTTGCCATCTGTAGCAGTCGCTGACACAGAAACATCTAATTATGAAACAACAAGTGATGTATTTGAACGGGCTTTTTACAAAAATGACCCTAATTTTTATGGTAATACTAGCAGTCGCCGAGATTTGAATTTAATTTTAGGTACTGGTTCACGCTTACGTAGCGGTTTCCCTGAGCATGAAATTGCTAGGGATGCAGAGTTAGTTAATACCCTGTATCGGGACATTATGCATCAACAAGCAACCTACGATCCCTACATTCGTACCCCAGATTTACCTAATCCCTACACAAGTTCTGTTCTCATGTCTCCCAGGATGAATGCTAACAAGCTGAAAACTGGTACAGAATTTCGATTTGATGATATGTCCAATCGTTAGGAGTGCTGTTGGGGAAAACCAATTATCCCCAATCCTGGGGCTAGGTATTCTACCTGCCCTAGACACAGCATTAGGATAAATTGACCAGAGATTGTTTAGTCGTAGGACTTATCACAATCGTGACGAGAACAGGATATTTTGAGACAATTTCCTACTGTCACAATCTTGTGAATGCTTTGTCTGGAATAGCAATCCAGGGTGCAGGAGTTGAACCTGCCTAACGCGAATTATGAGTTCGCTGCCTCAACCGCTCGGCCAACCCTGGAAGAATCTTGACTATTGTAGCGTGAGTTTTTGCAATTGTGTATACCTTTATGGGAGTTTAGCAGATTTTTGTTCACAACATTCAATCTGGGGAAAGAGGAGACTAATATTAATTAAGTTCCTTTGAGAAATGGAGATAGCCCTGAGCGGAGTCGAGGGGCTAAAAACTTCAGTCCTTATATATTAAAAGCAGTATTTTTCTGCCCTAGCTTGTCAGCAATGAGACTAAATTCCACTGTACTTCTGACTTTAACTCTGTTAACTCTAATGTTGGGTGCTGGTTCTGTGAGCGCATTTTGGGGATTTACCCTGGGTAGTGCAGCACTCAAAGGGGTGACTGCACCCGATTCTCGTCCGACGAGTAAGTTTACCAGTAGTAAGACGAGTAATAATCCCAATGGAGCGGTGACTTTCTTGAAAGAGGAAGAGATATTGAAAATCGTCAAAGCACGGATTGAGGGTAAGACGAAAGCAGCGAAATCCGACAAGAAAGACGAAGAAGAGGAAATTGAAGAAAATAAACCAGAAATTTCCCAGGAAACCCCAGAAGCAGAGGTAGAAGAAAAACCCCAAGCAGGTTTTCCGATTAATTCTGAAAGTGAAGGTGTTAGCTTTGCTGTACAGTCTGCACGTTACTCTGGGGGTGCGTTACAGCTGAGAGTGAAAATGCAAAACAAAAGTGTGGATACGGTTCGCTTTCTTTATAGTTTTCTAGATGTCACCGATGATAAAGGCAGAACCCTGAGCGCAAGTACGGAAGGTTTACCAGCAGAGTTGCCTGCGAATAGTTCCACATTTTCTGGTACGGTGAGTATTCCCACTGCTTTGTTAGATGACGTGAATCGGATTTCCTTGTCGCTGACAGATTATCCTGCACAAAAACTGAAGTTACAGGTATCTAATGTTCCTGTCGAAAAACAGTAATTTTCCTGACAAATCAAATTGTCAATCTCAAAATCTCAAATCCTGGTGTCAGTTGTGCATGAGCTTTGGCAGTGAATAGTTATCTGAGCTTGAGTTGGACTGAGATGGGGCTGCGATTGTTATCAGTTTTATTACTGATTGCGATCAATGCTTTTTTTGTCACTGCGGAATTTTCCATGGTGACAGTGCGGCGATCGCGGATTCATCAGTTAGTCGCAGCTGGTGATGTACAGGCGATCGCGGTAGAAATTTTGCAGCGCAGTATCGATAGATTACTATCTACAACTCAGCTCGGTATTACCCTGTCGAGTTTGGCATTAGGCTGGATAGGTGAAAGTACTATCGTGGGTTTAGTGAGTTATTGGCTAAAATCCTTACCTTTGCCTAGTCGGGTAGATAACTTTATTGCCCATTCCCTGGCGATTCCCCTGGCTTTCTTATTTGTTGCCTACCTACAGATAGTCTTGGGTGAACTTTGTCCCAAATCCATAGCAATGCTGTACGCTGAAGAACTAGCGATGTTTTTGGGTCCTTCGGTTCGGGCGATCGTCCGCTTTTTTAACCCGTTTATTTGGGTTCTCAATCAGTCAACTCGCTTTCTCCTACGTTTATTCGGTATTGAATATACAGGGCAAAGCTGGCGACCTCCCGTCACCTCAGAAGAGTTACAATTGATTATCTCAACAGAACGAGAATCCACAGGTTTAGAAGCTGAAGAAAGGGAATTACTGAAAAATATCTTTGAATTTGGGGATGTTACTGCCCAAGCTGTCATGGTTCCCCGCGCAAATATTATTTCCCTACCCAAAAATGCCACTCTCCACACATTCTTTCAGCAAATGGCAGATACTGGTCATGCTTGCTACCCAATCATTAATGAGTCCATTGATGATATTTTGGGAGTCGTTTACTTCAAAGATTTAGCAAAACCCCTTGCCATCGGCAAGCTGAATCTAGAACATCCCCTGGAGACTTGGATGCATCCAGCAACATTTGTTCCAGAGAACACAGCACTGAATGAACTTTTGCCAATGATGCAACGTGGCAAACCAACTATGGTGATAGTGGTAGACGAGTTCGGTGGCACAGTGGGGTTAGTAACACTAAAAGATGTGATTGCTCAAATTATTGGCATCAATGTGGAAGCTGAACATAGTGATGATTTATTCATTCAGCTACCAGATAGTCAGACCTTCCTCATTCAAGCCCAGATGAACCTAGAAGACTTGAATAACATCTTAAACATCAATTTACCCCTACGGAAAGATTATCAAACCCTGGGGGGATTTATTCTGTTCTTTCTGCAAAAAATTCCCAAGCAGAATGAAAGTTTTCGTTACCAAAACCTGGAGTTTACCATTGTCTCTATCCACGGTCCCCGCTTGCATCAAGTCCAGATTAGGCGTTTGGATGTTTAATCAACATCAAAAAACTCAGAATTTTTTCCACCAGGGGTAGGGGGTAATCAGTCAAATCAATGGTGAGTGTTTGTCCTTGTAACTGGAAAAATCGCCATTCCACTGGTGACTGTAAGGCATAAGTTATTTTCCCTATCCCCTATGTTCATAATCTATGGGATCGACTAATCCTAATTCTGCAAAAGCCGCCAAACGCAGACGACAGGAATCACACACACCACAGGCAGACTCACCGCCAGCGTAACACGACCAGGTAAGCTCCCAGGGGACTCCTAATTGATTGCCCAGTTGAATAATTTCGGTTTTTTTCAAATTAATTAGGGGTGTGACAATGGAAATAGGATTACCTTCTCTTCCTTGCTTTGTCCCTAATCGGAAGACTTCTTGCATCCCTTGGATATAGTCCGGACGACAATCGGGGTATCCTGAATAATCTAAGGCGTTGACACCGATATAAACTCTTTCTGCGGCGATCGCCTCCCCATAGGCAAGGGCAAAACTGAGAAATATCGTGTTGCGAGCGGGAACATAGGTGACAGGAATATTTTCTGACATTTCCGCCAGGGAACGCTCAGAAGGTAAATCAATGGCACTATCTGTGAGAGCGGAACCCCCCCATAGCCGCAAATCAAAGCTGATCACCTGGTGTTGGGTAATACCTGCTTCCTTGGCGATCGTCAATGCTGAGTGTAATTCCCGTCGGTGTCGCTGCTGATAGTCAAAGGAAATAGCATAGCAATCACAACCATCAGCCATAGCTTGATAAAGTACACAAGTAGAATCTAGTCCACCAGACAACAAAATTACAGCCTTCATGACAGTTTTATGTTTTGCCCCAACCAGCAAAATGATATTCAGGAATCGCCAAAAAATAAACAATAACAAAATTTATCTGCAAAAAACCTCTCTAAGAATGGCAGATTTTTTGACCCTGGCGACTTTGCACATACCTAGTCAATATTACGAAAGAGGAAAAAAATCCTTTTATGTAATTAAATAGACAAAGAAATTGTTTATTTTCCTAGATATTCATTAGATAATACAGCCAATAAAACTAAAATCAAATATTTTTCCAGGAAAACAACTCCATGCCTTATCTCAATACAACAGTCTGTCAACCAATAAGTTGGAAATTTTGTCAAGACTTCCAGAGATATCCCTGACGGTTAACGATACAAAACCATCCCTGATGGCGGGAACTCATAACAAACTTTGAAATTCTTCATAAATAGAGCCTCTATGTTACCATCTGGATGGTTTTAGACGACTACCAGTGGCAGTTAGAGTATCAAAGCCAACGACCGTAGCGTCTCTAAATTTTGGTGGTTGAGGAGAGAAAAAGAGTGCAAGAAAGCAGTATGTCAGCAGGAGAGCAAAATGGACAGGGACAGCGTAACCACGCACGACCAATCCGCATAGGTGTGATTGGTGTGGGTAATATGGGACAACACCATACCCGTGTTCTGAGTTCCATGAAAGATGTTGAACTGATCGGTGTTGCAGATATCAATGTGGAACGAGGACTAGAAACAGCTAGTAGATTTAAAGTACGTTTTTTTGAAGACTACTGTGATCTGCTGCCCCATGTAGATGCAGTGTGCATTGCTGTCCCCACTCGTTTACATTACGCTATCGGAATCAACTGTCTCCTGGCAGGGGTTCACGTTCTGATCGAGAAACCGATCGCCGCTAGTCTTTCCGAAGCTGAATCCCTAGTGAATGCAGCAGCCGAGTCCCAATGTATCCTGCAAGTAGGTCACATTGAGCGTTTTAATCCTGCTTTTCAAGAACTCAGCAAAGTTTTGAAAACAGAAGAAGTCCTCGCCCTAGAAGCTCATCGTATGAGTCCTTACTCACATCGAGCTAATGATGTTTCTGTGGTTTTGGACTTAATGATTCACGATATCGATCTGCTTTTAGATTTGGCGGCTTCTCCTGTAGTGAAGCTGACAGCTAACGGTAGTCGGGCTTTAGACTCTGGTTATTTAGATTATGTGACTGCTACTTTAGGATTTGCTAATGGGATTGTCGCTACATTGACAGCGAGCAAAGTTACCCATCGCAAAATTCGCCGCATTGTCGCCCATTGTAAAAACTCTTTTACAGAGGCAGATTTTCTCAAAAACGAAATTTTTATCCATCGTCATAGCACCCCTGACAAAATCACGGATTTCCGCCAAGTACTGTATAGACAGGATGGTGTAATTGAAAAGGTTTACACCAGTAATATTGAACCTCTCCGGGCAGAGTTAGAGCACTTTGTTAACTGTGTTCGTGGAGGTAATCAACCTTCTGTAGGTGGAGAACAAGCCCTAAAAGCTCTCAGACTTGCTAGTTTAATTGAGCAAATGGCACTGGAAGATAGAGTTTGGAACCCCCTGGAATGGGATTCAGAAACTAGAGTCCAGTCTTTAACACCCACAGTTTAACTAGTTTCCCAATTACGAGGAGGTCAAAACTTGTCCCTTTTCAGTAAGTTGATCGTAGCTGCTGAAGTAGAAGTCAAACAGATACTTCCTGGTTATGGGATATAGCCTACAAGCTATAGTGAGTTTTTCCGAATCATGGTAGAAGAATCGAGAGTTTTCTCAGCTTCTACCTTTTTTGTTGTTTTTTTGATGAAGAGAAATTTCGCGATCGCCAGAGCTAGGTATATTAGGAAAAATCATCTTTACCCTTTTCTTGACCCTGTAGATGCTGATTCATGGCAAGCTTGGTACTGACTGAGTGTTTTTGAGAGTATCCACAATCCTGATCTCTGAAAATACCACCGGAGAAAATACTTAAATCATCTTTGTTGTTGCACTTCTAGGAATCGGCTCAATGCTTGAATGGATTACCAATACAATTAACTCTATGGGCTATGTAGGTATTGCCCTGTTAATGTTTCTAGAAAATTTATTTCCTCCGATTCCTTCTGAGTTGATAATGCCATTGGCAGGATTTACCGCCAGAGCTACACCAGAAAAGTTAAACGTGGGTGGTGTCTTTATCGCTGGTTTGATTGGTTCAGTATTGGGTGCCCTCATTTGGTACTATCCTGGTAAATTTCTGGGTGAAAGGCGTTTACACAAGCTGGCTGACAAATACGGCAAGTGGCTGACAATATCAAGTAAAGATATTACCAAAGCCTCTCGTTGGTTTGATCGGCAAGGAACAAAAGCTGTACTCCTGGGACGATTGGTTCCAGGTATCCGTACTTTGATTTCTGTTCCTGCTGGCTTGAGCAATATGCCTCTTGTCGCATTTACGCTGTACACTACCTTGGGTAGCGCTATATGGGTAGGTTTGCTAACATACTCAGGATACGTGTTGGGTAGTCAGTATGAATTAGTAGATAAGTACTTGGCTCCTGTATCTAAAATCGTGCTTGGTGGAATTATCCTAGCTATTCTAGTTTGGGTGCTGAAACGCAAGCAAAAAAATAACAACAAGAACAAGTGAACTAGCTTAAACATTGGTGATATAAGGACAAGTGACCATAGAACGCCAATTTCCTACTTTCTACTCATAAAAAAATTACCCAACTCGGCTCATAAAAATAGGTGTTTTTGTGTAAAAAGTACCGTTTGCTACGGAAAAATACCACCTGCACCTTGCTTCCTCGTTCTTTTGTGTACATACTTGTGTGTATTCCTCGTAGCTCATGAAGTCAGTAATTTTGAAAAAGATTTTGCCCACAGTTAACGGCAAGAAGAATTATCTGATACACGCATTTTTGTAATATTGAGCATGGTAACTTGTTAAAGCTAAGTAAGTACTAGGAGCTTTCATGACAGACTCATCTCCCGCAGCAACTCCGATGAATGCCGCAGCTATTCCCATGAATAGAGTATCGGCTTCGACTCCAATGAACGCAGCTCCCACACCTCAAGCAGCAGCATCTGGAAAAAAGATTCTAAGTGTTGACTTAGGTAGAACTTCGACAAAAACTTCTGTAAGCCGTGAACCCAATAACGTCTACTTCATCTCGTCTAACGTGAAGCAGATGTCCATGGAGCAGGTACGCGGAGGAGTTTTCGAGGCTCGTGCCACAGACCCATTATTAGATTTATGGTTGGAGTACCAAGGTAGTGGTTATGCCGTTGGTCAATTAGCGGCTGACTTTGGCGCTGACTTAGGTGTCGGTCAATCTAAGGTT
The Calothrix sp. 336/3 DNA segment above includes these coding regions:
- a CDS encoding alpha-hydroxy acid oxidase, translated to MNYYSQPINIFEYEQLAAESLSKMAWDYYVSGAWDEITLGDNHAAFERIRFRPRVLVDVSDRHLETTILGQSLALPLLIAPMAFQCLAHPEGEIATATAASQGNVGMVLSTMSNKNLEEVATAYQTSQNSPISTPLWFQLYVHRDRGLTRALVERAYAAGYNALCVTVDAPVLGVRERDKRNQLTLPENLQLANLATLSGLNIPETQGESGLFAYFAQQLDPAVTWRDLEWLQSLSPLPLVVKGILRGDDAVRAVECGARAIAVSNHGGRQLDGAIASVDALVEVVTAVDGRAEVIIDGGIRRGTDILKALAMGAKAVMIGRPVLWGLAVNGQAGVCDVLKIIREELDVAMALCGCTHVANIGDILQFEK
- a CDS encoding MEKHLA domain-containing protein; this translates as MSNDNQLPWQQESIIIHTQRILKSHQHWLGYPLLDCHGSLEDIAYQLFTANFVVISHGTESDPIFNYGNQKALDVLELSWQELIQTPSRKSAEAGEQQERNKLIASAASSGIRKWSGVRISQTGKRFAIQEAVIFNVLDEEMQCSGQVCCFDNYECLNN
- a CDS encoding VOC family protein, producing MMPIFHLAFPITDITQAKTYYVDGLGCIPGRENPHALILNLYGHQLVGHITKEKLIPQKGIYPRHFGLIFTDESAWENLLQRAQKNNLLFREEAKERFVNTQLEHRTFFLEDPFYNLMEYKYYRHHEAIFGGGQHQQIGDTRPE
- a CDS encoding triacylglycerol lipase; this translates as MNSITDKRNPVLLVHGIFDTGRVFYRMVLDLTRKGWNVHTIDLKPNCGEVGLDELAQQIKKYIDKNFAPEQPIDIVGFSMGGIVSRYYVQRLGGIQRTQRFITISSPHNGTWIAYLRPGIGCSQMRPNSEFLADLNQDIHILEKVQFTSMWTPYDLMILPPQSSQVPVGEEVILPVMLHAWMIKDTQSIEKVGEILKTPLIQDECHQFADVAHHQK
- a CDS encoding serine/threonine-protein kinase, giving the protein MSYCLNPQCPKPQNTNAGNFCLTCGSKLLLKERYRAIKPIGQGGFGRTFVAVDEDKPSKPRCVIKQFYPQAQGTSTVQKAVELFNQEAMRLDELGKHPQIPELLAYFTQDDRQYLVQEFIDGQNLAQELADGGVYNEVRIRQLLDDLLPVLQFCHAQQVIHRDIKPENIIRRGSDRKPVVVDFGASKVVTHTALNRTGTSIGSPEYVAPEQIRGQAIFASDIYSLGATCLKLLTGRSPFDLYDINHDTWIWREYLANPISKDLGDIFDRMLESIPARRYQTVAEILQILNQPSSSSVISPPIKTNFVVPQSTMAATQISAPPTSVANNTEVSPPNPVNLNPTNNPTNSRIDQELDEIKTMFTGINKPGSKTSNSPTSSTPSPKSKIDDELEELRAKYSNNES
- the pyrE gene encoding orotate phosphoribosyltransferase gives rise to the protein MTEKTEILTTTDVWANTADLKTLRGRLLDLFCQLAYKEGDFVLSSGQPSTYYINGKQVTLHPQGALAIARILISLLPTDTDAVAGLTLGADPIVSAVSVISVYENRPIPALIVRKEAKGHGTQAYIEGPILPPGAKVVVLEDVVTTGQSAMKAVERLRAANYTVDLVISLVDRQQGGAEFYESVGLNFVSVFTIEDMQKRYKQLAS
- a CDS encoding hemolysin family protein, producing the protein MGLRLLSVLLLIAINAFFVTAEFSMVTVRRSRIHQLVAAGDVQAIAVEILQRSIDRLLSTTQLGITLSSLALGWIGESTIVGLVSYWLKSLPLPSRVDNFIAHSLAIPLAFLFVAYLQIVLGELCPKSIAMLYAEELAMFLGPSVRAIVRFFNPFIWVLNQSTRFLLRLFGIEYTGQSWRPPVTSEELQLIISTERESTGLEAEERELLKNIFEFGDVTAQAVMVPRANIISLPKNATLHTFFQQMADTGHACYPIINESIDDILGVVYFKDLAKPLAIGKLNLEHPLETWMHPATFVPENTALNELLPMMQRGKPTMVIVVDEFGGTVGLVTLKDVIAQIIGINVEAEHSDDLFIQLPDSQTFLIQAQMNLEDLNNILNINLPLRKDYQTLGGFILFFLQKIPKQNESFRYQNLEFTIVSIHGPRLHQVQIRRLDV
- the queC gene encoding 7-cyano-7-deazaguanine synthase QueC; this encodes MKAVILLSGGLDSTCVLYQAMADGCDCYAISFDYQQRHRRELHSALTIAKEAGITQHQVISFDLRLWGGSALTDSAIDLPSERSLAEMSENIPVTYVPARNTIFLSFALAYGEAIAAERVYIGVNALDYSGYPDCRPDYIQGMQEVFRLGTKQGREGNPISIVTPLINLKKTEIIQLGNQLGVPWELTWSCYAGGESACGVCDSCRLRLAAFAELGLVDPIDYEHRG
- a CDS encoding Gfo/Idh/MocA family protein, whose translation is MSAGEQNGQGQRNHARPIRIGVIGVGNMGQHHTRVLSSMKDVELIGVADINVERGLETASRFKVRFFEDYCDLLPHVDAVCIAVPTRLHYAIGINCLLAGVHVLIEKPIAASLSEAESLVNAAAESQCILQVGHIERFNPAFQELSKVLKTEEVLALEAHRMSPYSHRANDVSVVLDLMIHDIDLLLDLAASPVVKLTANGSRALDSGYLDYVTATLGFANGIVATLTASKVTHRKIRRIVAHCKNSFTEADFLKNEIFIHRHSTPDKITDFRQVLYRQDGVIEKVYTSNIEPLRAELEHFVNCVRGGNQPSVGGEQALKALRLASLIEQMALEDRVWNPLEWDSETRVQSLTPTV
- a CDS encoding DedA family protein is translated as MLEWITNTINSMGYVGIALLMFLENLFPPIPSELIMPLAGFTARATPEKLNVGGVFIAGLIGSVLGALIWYYPGKFLGERRLHKLADKYGKWLTISSKDITKASRWFDRQGTKAVLLGRLVPGIRTLISVPAGLSNMPLVAFTLYTTLGSAIWVGLLTYSGYVLGSQYELVDKYLAPVSKIVLGGIILAILVWVLKRKQKNNNKNK